The window TGGAAACCCTGGAAGAAAAGGGCCAGTTAAAAGCTTTAAAGGCAGGAGCCAATGTAATCATGCTCAATTATACTCCTCAGACTTATAAAAGCAACTACAAAATATACAGCAATAAAAAAGCAATCAAGCTGGAAAAAGCCCTTGAAACCATTGAACAGGCCGGGCTAGCAAGGGTTATTGACTCCAACCAAAACAACCAAAGGGACGGTTCTGCTGTCTGATTTTAAAGGAAGCATAATAGCAGCCATAATTGGAATATAAAACAGTGTTTTCGGCCCTGCCCTTATTTGTCTTTTGCACAGACTTGATTGACAGCAAAAAGTAATATTTAGTTAATATTTATGAAAAAATGCCCAGGAGACTGAATGGACGGTCCCCCTGGTTGATAAGAATCACCAAAGTAACCAGCGGAAACCGTCCCCCTGGTTGTCCCCTGGTTGGGAAAGGAATGATAGTTTACATGGATAACATGAACACTACCCCAGTATCATCTCGCCTGCACATAGGAGTATTTGGGCGAAGAAATGCAGGCAAATCAAGTATTATCAATGCACTTACCAAACAGCCGGCAGCCCTTGTTTCTCCTGTTCCGGGCACCACTACAGATCCGGTATTTAAGACCATGGAGCTGCTGCCCCTTGGTCCTGTGGTTTTAATTGATACTGCAGGCCTGGATGATGAAGGAGATCTGGGTGAAATGAGGATTAAACGTACCAATGATGTTCTTAATAGTACTGACGTGGCAATAATGCTGGTTGATGCCATGATAGGGGTAACAGATTTTGAGATTAAACTGGCAGGAATCATACGTGAAAAAAACATACCTGTAATAATTGCCCTTAATAAAATAGATGCTTCGGCGGATGAAGAAATTCAGCTGGAAAAGTGGCAGGATGTCCTGGGCCAGGGCTTAATTAAAATCTCTGCTGAAACTGGGACAGGTATAGATGAGCTTATACAAGAAATTATCAAGGCAGCCCCTGGCGAAGCCCTTGAAATTTCTCTTGTGGGGGATCTAGTCAAGCCTGGAGATTTTGCCGTATTGGTAGTGCCAATTGATTCAGCGGCACCCAAGGGGAGATTAATCCTTCCCCAGCAGCAGGTCATTAGAGATATCCTGGAGCATGCTGCCATTAGTGTAGTAACAAAGGAAACTGAACTGAAACAGACCCTGGCAGGCCTAAGTAAAAAGCCCACCATTGTAATTACAGATTCCCAGGCCTTTCATCAGGTTGCTGCCGAGACACCCCTGGACATCAGTCTGACCTCCTTTTCCATTATCATGGCCCGCCAGAAGGGAGACCTGGTTGAACTGGTCAAGGGAGCCGCAGCTGTAAAAAATCTTAACCCAGGGGATCGTGTACTAATAGCAGAAGGCTGTACACACCATCGCCAGGAAGATGATATTGGCAGGGTGAAAATTCCTAAATGGCTTGAAAAAGCCGTTGAGGGCAAATTAGAGTTTGAGTGGTATACTGGCAGGGGATTCCCTGCTAATCTTAAGAGCTATAAGCTGATTGTCCATTGTGGTGCATGTATGCTTAATAGAAAGGAAATGCTGCACCGCCTGTCAAAAGCCAGGGCAAGCAAGGTGCCCATGGTAAACTATGGGGTACTCATTGCCTACCTCCATGGTATCCTGCCTAGAGCTCTAGATTCCTTCCCCGAGGCTAGTGCCATTTTAAAGGAATTAGGGTAAAATAATGGTAAAGAAAATCCGAGAACCCATGCAAAGCTAGTGGTGCTTGGCCATGGGAGAAGGCGCATTATAAACAGGCAGGTGAACACTAATGAGTCTAGAGAAACTGGACGAAATACAAGAAGAAAAGCAAGCAAGAAAGCAGGAAAAAAAGCAAGCAAGAAAAGAACCAGGGAAAAATCAGGATACCAGGATAGCTGTAATAGGAATTGTTATAGGAAACAGGGCGGAAAGTGCTGCAAAGGTCAATGACATCATTGCCAGTTACGGCCACCTTGTAGTTGGCAGAATGGGTATCCCCTACAAGGACAGGGGTGTATCAGTAATATCCTTAATCATAGACGGCACTACTGATGACATAGGGGCTTTAACTGGCAAGTTGGGTAATATCAAGGGTGTAAAGGTCAAATCAGTAGTTGCATACTAAAACCGGGCAAAACATTTTCTGCCCGGTTGTCATTTAGAATTCAAATTAGTATTTGCTAAGCACAAATAGCTCCTTGAGCTCTTGATTAGACATTTCGCTAATTCTTGTCTCACCAGCAGCCACTGTTAACTCCGCCAGCTCTCTTTTATCATTAATCATCTCATTGATTTTTTCTTCAAAGGTGCCTATACTAATAAGCCTGTGAACCATGACGTTTTGCAGCTGGCCTATTCTGTATGTCCTGTCTGTAGCCTGGTCCTCAACTGCCGGATTCCACCAGAGGTCATAATGTATGACATTGGAAGCAGCCGTTAGGTTTAGGCCCGTGCCCCCTGCTTTAAGGGATACAATCATAATGGGGGAGCCTGCCTTGTGGTTTTGAAACTCATGAATCATCTCATCACGCTTTTTACGATTAAGGCTTCCATGGAAAAAAAGTGCCTCCAGCTTCAATTCATCATAAATCAGCTTTTGCAGGAGCTCTCCCATTTCCTTATACTGTGTAAATACCAAGACCTTCTCATTTTTCTCCCTGATGCTTTGAATTAGCTCCAGGGTTTTTAAAGCTTTCCCTGAATGCTCTTTAGTAACAGTTCCCTTTTTTGTATAATGAACAGGATGATTGCAGATCTGCTTGAGAGAGGTAATGAGCTTGAAAACTATCCCCTTTCTTTCAATACCTTCACTTTCCTCAATGCTCTTTAAAAGTGCATCAGTTACCTTCTGATAAAGGGCAGCCTGCTCCTTACTGAGATAACAATATTCATCCTTTATAACCTTGTCCGGCAGGTCCCTTATTACTGATTTATCTGTTTTTACTCTTCTGAGGATAAATGGACCTGTAACATTTCTTAGCTTTTGGATTTTTTGCCCATCACGGTATTTTTCAATGGGATTGGCAAAGTGAGTTTTAAAATCCTGCTTGTTCCCTAAAAAGCCGTGATTGATAAAGTCAAAAATACTCCAAAGCTCTAAAACCCTGTTTTCCACTGGTGTTCCTGTCATGGCAATATATGCTTGGGCTTGCAAATCTTTAACTGCTCTGGTCTGATCCGTATCGGGGTTCTTTATATTTTGTGCCTCATCTATAACAACCAGGTCAAAGGTGCGCTTTTTGAATTTTATCCTGTCTCCGCGGAGAATTCCATATGAGGTAATGATAACATCTATATTTTTGGCAGCTAATTTGCGTGAAAAACCGTGATAGATTTCCACCTCAAGTGAAGGAGCAAACCTTTCCAGCTCCTTGCTCCAATTGCCTATTAGTGTTGTCGGACATACTATGAGAACCGGTCTAGCAAGCCTGCCCTCTTCCTTGAGCTTAAGAATCAAAGCAATAACCTGCAGGGTCTTGCCCAAGCCCATATCATCTGCAAGGCAGGAGCCTATTCCCCTGACTGCATTGCCGTAAAGCCAGCTTAATCCCCTGAGCTGGTATGGCCGCAGATTGGCATTTAACCCTGAAGGCGGCGGTATTTCTTCCTGAATGCTTTTAGAAGTCAAGGCATCTATCATTTTTTGGAGCACCTGGTCTGGTAGAAAATCAGCATGTGCTGTCTGGCCGCTAATGGCTGCCTGAAGTACCTCCATGGAATTCATCCTGGGCTCAGGCTTCTGAAGCCTATCCAGGATTTGTTTTATTTCTTCCGGCTGCAGAAGTATGTATTCATCCCTGTATTTTACCACCTTGCCTGCATTTTTTACCAGCTCACGAAATTCTTTAGGCGATATAAGCTTGTCCCCAACGGCTATTTGCCATGAAAACTCTAGCATATCTGCAAGATTAAGATATGAAACTGCAGAGGCCTCACCCTTAGTTCTAGCTGAAATGGCTAATTTAGGGGCTGCCATTTTCTTTAGCTCCCTGGGTATCATAACGCCAATTCCAAGGAGAGAAAGTATGTCTTTAGTTTGTCCCAGGAAACCTGCCATTGCCTCTGGGGAAACTTCAGCACCCTTTTTGCCCTTTAACTGAAGAATGTTTTTTAGTACTGGCAAATATTCTCCAGCAATAGTTAACTGATTTGCTACTTCCCTGCGCACCACTGGTATGGGCAGGGAAAACAACTCTGCTTCCTTGTCCTGTTTATCATTAGTAAAGATCTTGGCCAGGGGGACCAAAGGTGCCAGGGGATCTTTTTTGTTTTCTACTTCCACAAGCATTCTAAATTTTTCACTACCCTTTGCAGGAAGCCCTATTTTAATAACAGGAGCAACAGATGAATTCTCAAGGTTTAGCCATGCCAACCAGTTAGCTACAGCATTGCCTGTCTGCCTTTTTTCAAAGCTGTCTGCCTTGTACTTTTTCCCAGTAAAGAAAGCCAGGGCAAGTTCATCATCCTTGTCAACCTTTTGGGCATTATATTTATACATAATGTGAGAGAGAATTAACTGTATTACCTCTTCTACTGCCTCCTTCTGCATGAGCAGGCTTTTCTCTTTTTGGTTATATATGAAGTCCGGGGGCAGCAGCTGCGAAAGGTATTCTATTATACCCTGCAGGCCGCTGATTCTATCCAGGGGCCGGTAGCATACAGTAAAGCTCCCCGCTTCGTCAACAAGCTTGACTACAGGCACAAAGGCAGATGACCTGGACAGGGCTCGGGCTGCCCCTGCTGCTCCGCAAAGAAAATTGGCCCAGGGCGGGGTATTCTCCTGGGGCAGTTCAAGGGGCAGGGTCAGAAACAGGTCTATCACCTCTTCCAAAGACACTATAGTTCCCTTTTTCTTTTTAAGGCTCAGCTTCCCATCCTGCCAGTGGGGAATGGATATTGTTTTTTCTATTCCTGCAGATAAGAGCCTCTCTATGGGTTGGTCAGGGGAAGTGTCTTCACTAAGAAAAAAGGTATATGCTTCATCTTTTTTCCCAGGATACAAAAG of the Desulfitibacter alkalitolerans DSM 16504 genome contains:
- the hydF gene encoding [FeFe] hydrogenase H-cluster maturation GTPase HydF → MNTTPVSSRLHIGVFGRRNAGKSSIINALTKQPAALVSPVPGTTTDPVFKTMELLPLGPVVLIDTAGLDDEGDLGEMRIKRTNDVLNSTDVAIMLVDAMIGVTDFEIKLAGIIREKNIPVIIALNKIDASADEEIQLEKWQDVLGQGLIKISAETGTGIDELIQEIIKAAPGEALEISLVGDLVKPGDFAVLVVPIDSAAPKGRLILPQQQVIRDILEHAAISVVTKETELKQTLAGLSKKPTIVITDSQAFHQVAAETPLDISLTSFSIIMARQKGDLVELVKGAAAVKNLNPGDRVLIAEGCTHHRQEDDIGRVKIPKWLEKAVEGKLEFEWYTGRGFPANLKSYKLIVHCGACMLNRKEMLHRLSKARASKVPMVNYGVLIAYLHGILPRALDSFPEASAILKELG
- a CDS encoding DEAD/DEAH box helicase; this encodes MSRKKYGKTWWGNVWVEALERIDYHTNRLPRGRAYAGGDRVKHVEITPKGNITAKVKGTRIRPYSIEIGLRKFNDQEIQIIRELIEGNPLVASQLSMGKLPENLLELLAKKGVQLLPDSWEQIAAQCSCPDWANPCKHLAAVYYILANEIDKDPYILFKLRGVNKEALLSDAVHEPQANSLMEQEKQLPFIKYSDFKPNEYMNYAENTTNKSIKSTEKLDLSSIANNMQGEQIFALLSDAPLFYEGKEFKKRLLKAYENCAKAVEDLELIENGFCFANLKLTLLYPGKKDEAYTFFLSEDTSPDQPIERLLSAGIEKTISIPHWQDGKLSLKKKKGTIVSLEEVIDLFLTLPLELPQENTPPWANFLCGAAGAARALSRSSAFVPVVKLVDEAGSFTVCYRPLDRISGLQGIIEYLSQLLPPDFIYNQKEKSLLMQKEAVEEVIQLILSHIMYKYNAQKVDKDDELALAFFTGKKYKADSFEKRQTGNAVANWLAWLNLENSSVAPVIKIGLPAKGSEKFRMLVEVENKKDPLAPLVPLAKIFTNDKQDKEAELFSLPIPVVRREVANQLTIAGEYLPVLKNILQLKGKKGAEVSPEAMAGFLGQTKDILSLLGIGVMIPRELKKMAAPKLAISARTKGEASAVSYLNLADMLEFSWQIAVGDKLISPKEFRELVKNAGKVVKYRDEYILLQPEEIKQILDRLQKPEPRMNSMEVLQAAISGQTAHADFLPDQVLQKMIDALTSKSIQEEIPPPSGLNANLRPYQLRGLSWLYGNAVRGIGSCLADDMGLGKTLQVIALILKLKEEGRLARPVLIVCPTTLIGNWSKELERFAPSLEVEIYHGFSRKLAAKNIDVIITSYGILRGDRIKFKKRTFDLVVIDEAQNIKNPDTDQTRAVKDLQAQAYIAMTGTPVENRVLELWSIFDFINHGFLGNKQDFKTHFANPIEKYRDGQKIQKLRNVTGPFILRRVKTDKSVIRDLPDKVIKDEYCYLSKEQAALYQKVTDALLKSIEESEGIERKGIVFKLITSLKQICNHPVHYTKKGTVTKEHSGKALKTLELIQSIREKNEKVLVFTQYKEMGELLQKLIYDELKLEALFFHGSLNRKKRDEMIHEFQNHKAGSPIMIVSLKAGGTGLNLTAASNVIHYDLWWNPAVEDQATDRTYRIGQLQNVMVHRLISIGTFEEKINEMINDKRELAELTVAAGETRISEMSNQELKELFVLSKY
- a CDS encoding TM1266 family iron-only hydrogenase system putative regulator codes for the protein MAVIGIVIGNRAESAAKVNDIIASYGHLVVGRMGIPYKDRGVSVISLIIDGTTDDIGALTGKLGNIKGVKVKSVVAY